Genomic window (Phaeodactylum tricornutum CCAP 1055/1 chromosome 3, complete sequence):
CTCGATTGAAATTGACGGCTGGCTCGACTTACAGCAGTACATACCGGCAGAACTGCTAGCCTATGAATCGGACACAAAAGCCCTCTTGCAAAATTGTATTTTGTCCAAGCTGGATGAAGGTTCTAGAGGCGTCGCTGCGATATCAAAGTTAGCAGCCGTTTTCGTCAGTCAAGGTATGATCGCTAAAATTTCAAATTCAGTTCTTCCCCTAATGATCGAGCCCTTCGCGAAAGAACGAGCTAAAGCTTTGGAAAGCCAGCATGGACAGAGTGGAATCGCGTCTACCAAATCAAAGCGCAAGTCTAAAAAAAATCTTGAAGCCTTGTCGAGCGATAGAACTGGATTGCCTTCGGATACAATACCGTCCATGGCCGACATTGTGACTTTGGTATTAAACGCCTACCCAGACATATCCGACTGGGTGCGAGAGACTGGTGCTATGGGAAAGGCGGTGTTGGAAGAAGCTTTTTGCTCGTGCGTTACTGAAGAATTTCGAGCATTGTGTGAAAAGTCTGTCCAAGCTGAACTTCGTCTCTTGCGGTCTTCACGGATTACGCGAACCAGCGCATCCATGACGCAGAGTATGGAAGGCGCATTCGAAGATCCACAGTGCTTCGCAACCTCCTGTTATGTGATTCAAATGGCATCCAAGCTTTTGCAGTATCTGGCTAAGCGTGAGGTAAAAGCGGAAGCCGTGAACGCTATGCGGCAAGATATCCTTCGAGGACCTTGTGCTGATTTCTGCCGTCGGCTAACTGAATACTGTCTGTTAAAgaacgaaattgtggaaggCATCTTTTCATTTGACGCAGACTCAGTTGAGTCGCACTCTGCCGCCGAACTCCCTCACTGCTGCTTAGCGGTTGATACATCGAGACGGCGGTACTTTCGAACACATTTGACATGTCACCCAGATGCACAAGGGAAGCCTCGAGATCCTCTTCCTACACTTCGCACCACGCTCCCCGGTAGCATTGGTATGGCATTGACGCACCTGTGGATACTGTGTGGGGGAGATTGCTATCAAGGTGGTACCAAGAATGGACAACCGAGCCCTCCTGGCAACTTTGACGCTTTTTCTTCACACGCGGAAGAGAATTGTCTCACCATCTGCGGTCTTCCTTTTAAGAAACTCGACAAAAAATCAGAGAAGCAATTGCTGTTTGACCGGCGGCTACGGCTGAGTCAGCAGCTCAAAGACTCTATCGATCCGGAAGTAGTTCTCGAGCTAAGCACAATGTTACTCTACCAGTCAATCAAGAATTTGTTTGTCTTCGGAGAGAGTGTCCAAAAATCTCTATTGAATATGTTGGTCACAGAGCGCAAGGTCTCAGACGAAGTCGCTACAGGACTTCAAACCTTGGCCACATGCATATCCGTGGGTAATGTAGACACCGAGAATATGAATCAAGTTCGCGAATTTGGGTTGAGTCGCTACGGATCAAAGTAAAGAAGTTGATAGTAAGCCATGCCTCGCATTCTCGCATAAATGTACCTTGGCTTCCTTTGCATTCTTGCTTTGGTTATCACATACCGAATTTACTTCCTTTCATCTTTGCACAATCAAGAGAGACTAAAGCGACCATTCCGCTACAAGAAGACACTTGAGCAGGCTAGTCGATTTTGCCAAGCTTCTTTAACGGACTGTTTCTTGAGTAAGTAATCTGTTTTCAACTATAAATTAGAATCTTTGATGAATCTGTTTTGAACCATAAATTAGAATCTTTGATGATGTTCCCAATGGGAACGTTATTCCTTTGTATTCCCCTCCCAAAAGAAGCTGTGCACTAGCACTTTCTCCATCTGTGAACAGCAGGCACTCTATCAGATACCCATAACAAAATCAATATTGCGATGGGCCAACACTTTTCCTGCAGTACCGAAAGAGATGGCTTGGGTAGCTACGGTGTCGCTTAACTTTTTTTAATAGATTTACGTCCAATGAGGGCAGAGCCGCAAAACGTGGTCCGTGTCGCTTCGAGACCACCTACTCCTAGAAACGTTAGACTCGTTCAAGTCCGGCCCCAAAACTTATTCCGTTGAGTGCCGAAACTCACTACTCCGGTGCCTCGCTGTCCGAGACGCAAGACGTTGCTGTGCTTCCTTCGGTTTGAATTTTTTCTACAAGTACATCTAATGGGATCATTTCGAGCGACTCACCCCAATTGGAAGACAAAACTTCACCGTTGAGCGAAAAACGAACGAATTGTTCCTTCGAGTCATGGTCATCGACCTCAATCAATTCCATGACAAGGTAGCTAGCGTAATCGGGCCAGGTTGCCGGCATTTCCAGTCGATAAGCGCACAGCAAACCAATCAAGGTCGAATCGTGGGCACTCCAAATTGTTACCGGCGGCTCCGACGTAAATTTTTGGAAATACGAAAGTTGCTGGGATACGAATCGATTCATCGAAAGGTAAGCCAAATGCGGCTCTTTGAGATTTTCGAACCATCGCCATGCTACATGCTTACTAATGGCTTCTTGATCTTCCTTGGTAATTCCCAAGGGGAGTCGATTGCGTACGGCCAAACACGTAGTTATTTCTGCCAACTGGTTCCATGCCAGCGGTTCCGTTTCGATGGAGCTTTCTCCCGCGTGTTCCTGAGCGACTCCGAAGGAGACTTCACGGGCGTCGGATGCGAGCAGATTGTGTAGTACTTGCGTAACACGAGCCGCTAACGGTGCCATTTGGCGTTCACGCTCGACAATGTAGTCCCGCATTGCGAGCCGATCCTCGAGGAGCTCCTGTTCTTGGGATCGACGGGGTTGTGGATCCGGAAGCATCCAGTTGGTATTACGGACATCAATCGATATAGCGTGCTCCGTGCCGTCGGGAAACAAACCCACGAGTAGACCTTGAACCGATTGAATCGTCCGGGAAAAGTTTGTGGAAAAGACACGAATGTTGTCCGGACATAGGGGACGTGACGGCTTCCAAGCATGCGGATAGTGTCGATTGCCGTCTTTGTCTATAAAGTAATCGTCTTCATCCTTTGCTACGAATTTTTCTCGCAGCGTAGATCCGACCTGAATCATTTGGAGTAAACCGAGTTCGGTAAGTTTCCCGAACGGTCCCCGACCGTTGGCTTTGTGCAAATTGGCTTGGGAGGATTCCACCAAGGCCGTGTTCGATGAAATCTTTGTCAACAACGCTTCCGGAATGAGTGTGCTGGACCAGAAAGACTCGTCCTTTAGTGGAGTAATCGGACTACGATCACCGTGACGGTGTACCACTTGGACCTGGAGAGTGCGATAAATCTTCCGGGGTCCTTCCGAATCCTTTCCAAGGGACGAGGAAAGCGGGGGCCGCTGATTCATTTTGACGGAGCGACTGTTGGAAGTCGCAGTCGCTGCGTTTACTTGGTACAAATATGGCGCTGCCGAGCCAATGAATGCCAGCGAGAAGAGTCTCCGTACGTTGATCATGGTATGCCGATGGGTGACGTGCACCCCTGAGGTTTACTGCTGTGTCGGTTCTACCGAAATTGTGCGCTCTCAAAGCTATCCATCTTGCGTATGCTAGAGGGGAAAACGAGTTTACATTAGCTGTTTGTATCGTAGGGACGCACCTACGACAAGCCGTTTATTTTGCAGAAATTTTTGCCCGTGCGGATACCAGAAGTGACGTCATTCGGCACATTTTGTGTTCGTTATGGAGACGAATCAATACCTTCTCTGCTGACAGTGATGCAATACGTACTGGGAAAGCTATGCAAATCGTTCTTTCCCACCATGGTAACTGGCTGGCTGTCTGTCGGCCTTCATGACTGACTGACCGTGtacttcactgtcagttccACAATaacaaccaaaaaaagaacgGCTACCGGAACATACGTGCGGGGCCATGTCCTTTTCATATTCACAAAAGTTCTCCATCGCCCTCGTGCTTTGCTTAATCGTGACAGTAAAGAGTTTTAGAGTCTCCGTTTCTAGTGGCCGTCTCGCTAGCGCGACCAAGATTTGCGTCTCCGAATCCTCGACGGATAATGTCGACATTTCCTCCGCATTCAAGGGTCTCGACCTGTCTCTCGTCAAACCTTTGGGAATGATTCTagaagaagtcgaagaagGAGCTGCCAAGGGAGTCTTTGTTAAAGAAGTAGCCGAGGAAGGCTCGTCGGTCCCCTACGCTGACGAAATTGTAGGTTTAAAGTTAATCACCGTTGCCGGAGAAGACGTCACGTCTCTGACATTCGATGAGGTCATGGACAAGATCATCAATTCTCCCGAAACTGTGGATTTGCGACTCGTATCGATGAATGAAATAGATAGCGTTGATGCGGAAGAGGACAGTGCACCGGCTTTTGAAATCGGAACGTCGGTAACCATCAAACTGCTACAGGAAGGCAAGGATGATCTCGACATTGAGACCAAAGTTGGTGACAATCTGCGACAAGTCCTTCTGGACAATAGCGTAGAAGTCTACCAAGGTATGAAGCAAAAACTCGGTAACTGCGGGGGTGGTGGACAGTGCACCTTTTGTGCCTTTGATTTCGTTGACAGCGAAGGTTGGGCAGAACGGTCGGACTACGAAAGCCAGAAACTGAAAAAAAATCCCGACGCCCGTCTCACTTGTCTCAACAATATTCAAGGCCCGGTAACGATTCGAAAAGCAAAGCGATAAATAAGCCCACACTCAACCAATACATTCAAAATCCTATCCTATCCTACAGTATTCTAAAACATTTCCATGCTACGTTATGTATCACGTGGTCTCGTAGCCTTCGGTAATACTATCGAGTGCAGAAGGTCGTCCTTTCCTCTTCATGCGTCGCTTCAGAATAATTAGCTTTTCTCGTGTCGCGTCGAGCTGGTGTGCGAGCTCGGTCGCGGCGTGACTTTGTTGCGCGACGGCCCGCATAGCGCTGGTTTGACAGCTCCAATGACGCAACACTGCTGCCTTCGTGACCGTCTCACGTCGCTCGGTAACACTATACAACAAACGAGCTGCTGCGAGCTGACATGCGCTCTCCGAAGCTTTGTCTACCTGAGCGGCGGACGAAAACGCTAGCCCTTCCTGGATACACTTCAACTCCATTTCGGCAGCTTCTTTCCAAGACACTTCCTGTCTCAGACGGTCCTCCATTTCACGGACGAAACGGTTCATGCCTTCTAGTTTCTGTTCCAGCAAATCTCGTTCCGATTCGTGATGTATCACCAACTGTTCCAAGTCCGCGAAAAGCTGGTCCTTGGCTTGTAACGCGTCATTTGCAGATCTGAGATCGTCCAGTAACGAATCGATTTGGGTTTCCAAGGCCTGTACTACCTTGTGCATGTACTCAACGTCCAATCGTGAAGCGTTCTGACAATGATTTTTGTTGGGCGACAAAACTTCCTCCTCCAATACAACCTTCATTTTGTTCAGTGCGTCCAAGACAGGAGATGATTTGGGTGATGTAGGCTTTCTTTTGGCGTTGGGAGTCGTCTTGATAGGAGAGAACTCTGCTTGTCTTCCTCGCCGAAGCTTCCACTCGTTAAATTGCCCGCGCTTGACTTCCAGATTGGAAAGACCTTCAGGAATTATGCAAGACAATTCATCCAGACACTCTCGAAACTTGATGAGAAAATTGTTGGAATCCTCGACAGATTGAGCCAAGTCCAATGCTTCGACACTTTCGCGTTTGAACGCTCGGTTACCAAAGGATTCCAGATCTGTAGAACGCGCCGAGATCTTAGAAAACGTGTATTCTGCATGCATAAGAATATCTTCAGTCAATTGCACTAGCTGGTCATCCACAGGCTCAGGATTGCTCAGAGCGTCCCCGCGGTCGTGGTACACAGCCGTTAGCGATTCCAACTTGGCATTTTGCCTCTGTAATTCAGATTGCAATTTTGCAACCTCCTCAGATTTTTCTTTAGAAGCCGCGGCTTGGCACTCAGCCTGCAGCGCCGCTTCCTGGAGAAGGATGTGATCTGATTTCATCCGAGCAATAGTAGCATTGAGGACTTGTAGACGAGCCTTCAAGTGATCAGCCTCCATCTGCTTAATTTCAAGCTCACCATGAAGATCCATTGAATCTGAATGAAGGTTTTCACGGGCGCTTATGGCATCACGGAGCCGAATCTTAGTCTCATTCGCAGTACTCTTCATATTGCTAATTTGAGCTTGGAGCGAGCCCACTTTCTTCTCCGCTCCGGTTAGTTGCCGACGTGCTTGGCGTAACTCGTTTCGTAGTGAATCAGCTTCTGACTTTGCCTCGCATCTTGCTGTTTCCAGAGTAGCGCATTTGATTTCGAGTTCTTCTATCTGCTTGACCCGAAAATCCCAACCGTTCTCGTTTGTATTGTCCATTTTCTTGATCGCTTCTTGAAAATTCTTGATTTGAGCTGACAGAGATGTCATATTTCGTTCTGCGGTTGCAGCTTGGGTCTCGAATGCAAGTATTTCCTCTTTTTGAGCGGTAACAACACGCGATGCCTCG
Coding sequences:
- a CDS encoding predicted protein; amino-acid sequence: MALRVLSLHSEIYATESVACLIKKMNKDEAFLAEELMQILIERGYFHDGIEPVQSSDVDLHSDFPTFGIENSSIVRTSSGTFVTLERLCLDFWEYFEKRARELCTYDEAAMALHVAVRDLRRTLDNTVRSSKTASLLVINDHYLTTAKRIDDMLDESLSLLDSNFGGRALVSELVGKSFHLPLSNFLQLLEDRRRCLPYDVELRLQDNGSKTLVTQRYLALLRSQISSAFADFTEPTSLVSVARRHSWEVCWMSDILKDIAQELPGALHGDDSYVPHSFTQQKHQTVTDSFASNGFVSTTLCQTVAMLPSELKRIVASSCSEAIILENSVVHPLMIVGPLEGATQDSIEIDGWLDLQQYIPAELLAYESDTKALLQNCILSKLDEGSRGVAAISKLAAVFVSQGMIAKISNSVLPLMIEPFAKERAKALESQHGQSGIASTKSKRKSKKNLEALSSDRTGLPSDTIPSMADIVTLVLNAYPDISDWVRETGAMGKAVLEEAFCSCVTEEFRALCEKSVQAELRLLRSSRITRTSASMTQSMEGAFEDPQCFATSCYVIQMASKLLQYLAKREVKAEAVNAMRQDILRGPCADFCRRLTEYCLLKNEIVEGIFSFDADSVESHSAAELPHCCLAVDTSRRRYFRTHLTCHPDAQGKPRDPLPTLRTTLPGSIGMALTHLWILCGGDCYQGGTKNGQPSPPGNFDAFSSHAEENCLTICGLPFKKLDKKSEKQLLFDRRLRLSQQLKDSIDPEVVLELSTMLLYQSIKNLFVFGESVQKSLLNMLVTERKVSDEVATGLQTLATCISVGNVDTENMNQVREFGLSRYGSK
- a CDS encoding predicted protein, which translates into the protein MINVRRLFSLAFIGSAAPYLYQVNAATATSNSRSVKMNQRPPLSSSLGKDSEGPRKIYRTLQVQVVHRHGDRSPITPLKDESFWSSTLIPEALLTKISSNTALVESSQANLHKANGRGPFGKLTELGLLQMIQVGSTLREKFVAKDEDDYFIDKDGNRHYPHAWKPSRPLCPDNIRVFSTNFSRTIQSVQGLLVGLFPDGTEHAISIDVRNTNWMLPDPQPRRSQEQELLEDRLAMRDYIVERERQMAPLAARVTQVLHNLLASDAREVSFGVAQEHAGESSIETEPLAWNQLAEITTCLAVRNRLPLGITKEDQEAISKHVAWRWFENLKEPHLAYLSMNRFVSQQLSYFQKFTSEPPVTIWSAHDSTLIGLLCAYRLEMPATWPDYASYLVMELIEVDDHDSKEQFVRFSLNGEVLSSNWGESLEMIPLDVLVEKIQTEGSTATSCVSDSEAPE
- a CDS encoding predicted protein encodes the protein MSFSYSQKFSIALVLCLIVTVKSFRVSVSSGRLASATKICVSESSTDNVDISSAFKGLDLSLVKPLGMILEEVEEGAAKGVFVKEVAEEGSSVPYADEIVGLKLITVAGEDVTSLTFDEVMDKIINSPETVDLRLVSMNEIDSVDAEEDSAPAFEIGTSVTIKLLQEGKDDLDIETKVGDNLRQVLLDNSVEVYQGMKQKLGNCGGGGQCTFCAFDFVDSEGWAERSDYESQKLKKNPDARLTCLNNIQGPVTIRKAKR